A region of the Silene latifolia isolate original U9 population chromosome 9, ASM4854445v1, whole genome shotgun sequence genome:
ATCTTGTGTACAATAATCTATTTTTATTAAATGGAGGGGGGAATTGAAAATAAAATTGCAAATACCTTTTACTTATCATATTATTTATATACTCATCAAAATATATGCTTGGGACTTTGGATCATTATACATGTGGACAATTACTGAATTAGGATTTGATGTGGACAATTACTAATGTACTAATAGAGTTATTTGGAAAAGAAATCAAATATTTCAACTAAAAACTTCATTTTTTCCCGTTATTTATAATAGTGATTACCCATGTTAACAACCCGGCAACCCCTACCTGATTCCGTCACTATATTCGATTATCTAAAGCTCATGAACATTTGTAATATGCAGGATATATAAGACTTAGATGAGCAAATCACACCTGAATTTGCTATAAATTTGTTGAATGACGTCCAGAAAAATGCATGCACTTTCTAATTCTCCGGCGAGTATAAATTTAGAGGCAGGCAATATATGTTCTCCTTTTATAGTTTTTGTATCAGAAATGGATACTTGGAGCCCAAGTCCTAAAttctttaccttttttttttaaaaaaaaaaatcagttaAAAACATGAAAAAGCTGGTGTAGCAGTAGTGTATCAAAGAAGATTTACAGTTGGTGATTAGTGTACGTAATTACTCCGTACTAATTAGTGTATCCGCGTAACTTTCGGATGTGATACGGTACAAGCTTCTTTCAACCGTGAAAATTTGAGTTGCTTGTAACTTTGTAAGTTGTGTGAGTAATGTAATAATGTATTCTAAGGGGTATTTAATAAATGGTATATTGCTCGATTTTTAGCATATTTAAGGGTTTTAGCATGTATTGAtcaattaatatgttaattttatTATTTGGTAAACTTATCCAAGAGAAAAAATTTTGTGCAACATTCTTGGACTGAGTTCATGCATTATAGACTTCGAGTCTGTCACCCTCCAATGGCGTACCTGCTATATATACGTGGTTTACAGGCTATCACATATACCCGAGGCCCAAGGGTTTACCTAATGCGCACCAAAGGTAGCGGCTGCGGGTTCTCTCGTTAACAAAAAAAACATATTGAAACAttatatttggggtcaatatgttgttttacaataGGCTGCTTACCCCCAACATATTGGTTAACATAttgtaaaatattaaattttacttcatttacaaagaaaactaacaatctattAATCGGAAtctgtcaattaccaaacactcaaattaattctgctaattataatatgctagtcaaaccttctgataaaatatgtcatttatgtTCTGCTTTTGCAATCTGTTTACGCTGAAATTAATCAGTTGTTTACCAAATAGGGCCTTAGTTTGCAAGGTGGGGTCTAGAGATTAAAATTTGGATGAAATTTTAGGGGTTTTAGGTTAAAATTTGGGTGAAATACTAAAATTTTCTGCAAAAAATCAACGGAAAATTCATGTGATACCCCTTAAATTTGACATTTTGTGCAAAATACCCAATTTTCAGATCCAGAAAACTTTTAGCTATAACTCATATTTTCGAGTTCAGAAagtggtgtttttttttttttaaaatcaatCATTTCCAAATACtatgatttggaaaaaaaattgttAAGTTTGAAACTCGTGACCAAAAGACATGGTCAGTCAGTTTGTCAGGTCAAAAAAACATTAACAACAAAAACTCCATTTTATAATCTCGTAAACACAAATTATGACATTAAAGTTTTCAAAATTTAtatttcatgcaaaatatcaaatctAAGAAATACTTAGGATTTTATGAATGTTCTCCGCAAgtgtttttaaagaaaaaaaaaaccgtaTTTATCTGGCCCCTCACTACTGCTGTATTTTCCCCCAAAAATTCAGCTGTAAGTCGTAAGCTACCTTGCTGAGTAGTCTCCTCATTCTCTCTCTGAATTCTTCATCATAACCAGGTACATGAATTATAACTTTCTTATTATAGATTACGGAGTACTAGATTAATTCATCTCTTATGTAATTTTGCATATTTTGTTTTGCGATCTGGAATTACTCTTTACTGATTATTTTTCTTTATGTTTGCTTAATCAATCTTTACTTTACTGGGTcctcaatttattttattttttggtcTAGGATTGATCTGCACTCTAATTATGCTCTACCCATTTGCAGTGGCGGAGCCGGGATTTGTAATTGGGGCGTACCTATTACGCCCCTGCTAACACCCTTAGTTCCGCCACTGccctttttttattcttttgtgCGGGTATTTTAAtctaaggtaaacaaatgattgagacggaggggtATTTTAGGTACTGGATGCCTTTTCATTTTTAGTGGGATGTAACAGTAAGATAGCTATTCTGTTCATCTAGTTAGGGGTTTTCAGATGGATACGGTAATTCCACATATGGGTATCGCCTGCTTAGCTACATGTTCAGAGATTTTTGGGTAGCAAAAATCGATAATTTTAACTATTTTTTTGGGATTTGGGATAGCGAGTGCTACCCCTTGCTACTATGTAGCTCCCCCAGCTATATATGCACAAGATTCCTGACTTTTTACCTTGTGATTCTCTTGGATATGTTAGAATTCTGCCACTTAGAACTTTTGTATGGCAGAAGAATACTTCATATAGCTCGGAAACTCTGTATGTGCCTAAGGTTTTGTGTATGTGAACCAATTAGTTTAGTACATCAATGGATGGGACGTCGTTTGTACAGTGAGAGAATGGTTTGATCCAAATTGTATTGGAAAATGATTATGACCTTTGCGTGATTATTTTAGAGGCGATGATCAATCTATTCAAGGTTAAGGCAAAACAGAGAGAAAATGAGAGTTTAAATGGAAAGACTCACGTCAAGAAGCAGTCAGCTGGAGAATTGCGGCTTCACAAAGGTATTATTGAGTAACTACTGCTTAGAACTCTTAACTATATGATGGCAAACTGTTGGACTACTTAACTTGGTGCTGGCTTTTGGTACAACTGGTATTAGGTCCGATGGAACTTCAGTTTTTGTCTGACTCTCTTGTGATCTTAGGTAGAACCGTATAAGAGTCGAAGCATTTCGTTGTGGTGTTGGTTAATATTTTTTTGTATGTTGGAACTGAATATTATTAATTTCCATATCCGATGGCCCAAGACTCACTAttctttggttttggattttgatGGAATATAGCAAAACGGCTCACTAAACTGTCCGCACTTTATTTTGAAGTAGGAGTCATGTGATGCAATTATCGACGCTTTGGTGATTCTTATTTTCACCTGAGTAAACAGATTTTATGTAAAATTGATAAAAGGGGCCTTGGCTACACGCCTACACTCACAAGTCCATGGAGGTTTTCCTCCTAAAATCGGTGATAGGCGAACTAATTCCATAGTTCATATAGTAGTAATCTCCCTCCTTATTTCGTCAATGTGTGACACTTGCTGCGAAACTTGAATGATATAGGAGCCAATTCTTAACAATTTCATGGTATGTTTGGGAACCTTGAATTGGAATTGAATTCCGTAATTGAGACATTTCAAGTGTTTGGGAACCCCTAtaatttggaattggaattgactcAATTCCTTGTCAATTCCAAGCTAGTTAAAATTTGGGGTTCTCAAATATCTACCATATAGTAGTCATTTTAATTCTATCACTGTTTACGTTTtattttgtgacggaaatttcaTCACgatatttttatttatgatattttttccGATCGCAATATTTTCCGAGAcaatatttaattttttcaaatataaaacaTCCAATGACCTCGACCCATATCCGTCTCGCGCAAGTTCAATTCCAATTCCATGGATTTCCCAAACGCAATTTCGGAATTGGATTTGGGATTGAATTCAGACATTTGAATTTCTACAATTGaatcatgaaaatgaaatcaattccGTATTTCTAAACACTACCTTAGCTACAATTGTTGTGAAACTTTCTAGTTCAAGTCCCAAATATTGTGGTGTCCTGCATTTATCACGCCTCAGCATATTTTTTCTTGTAGATATCAGTGAACTCAACCTTCCAAAGTCATGTAACATATCCTTCCCCAATGGAAAAGACGACCTGATGAACTTTGAAGTTACTATACAGCCTGACGAGGGATATTATCTGTAAGTATATATGTTTATAAAGCATTATGTAAATATCTAAATTTCCTGTGCCTtgtaagatcggtcgactctatgcCAAAGGCCGATTCTCTCAAATCACCTCATCACCTCTACCCTAGTTTTCAGTATACTCAATTGGCTTTCCTTTTTTCATCATGCGTGCTTATCACGCCTTCACACCCTTCTACATTTATTCTCTCCTCTCTCTTAATTTCTTTTTCAAGATGGGTAGGGAAGCTCATCCCTGCTAGCATATATCCATTGTTTTTGAAAGCAGAAGAAAGCGGAAAAAAGGGAAAAGGAGCGAGAGAAAAGACTTTACTTTATGTATTCTTCACAGTTCCCATTTTTCTATCTCCTGGTCTGTCAGAGAGGACTTTACTAACGGGGGTAATTGTATTGCAGAGGTGGAATATTTTCGTTTTCCTTTCAAGTTCCAACTGTCTATCCACATGAGCCACCAAAGGTTAAATGCAAGACAAAGGTTTGTAGTAGCCTTGTGCATGGACTGTTTGCATTTTACACTTAGTCACTCTGCATAGTTTTGTTGACGTTGCCGTGTGCATAACACTGGCAGGTGTATCATCCTAACATTGATTTGGATGGGAATGTGTGCCTGAACATTCTTAGAGAAGACTGGAAACCTGTGTTGAACGTAAACACCATCATCTATGGCTTGTATCATCTCTTCACGGTACTGGAATTAGTTTTACTTGCAAACCCTTTTGAATTGTTTCATGGGGTCGTACTCTTAAATCTCGAATTTTACGTGTAAACAGCAACCAAATCACGAGGATCCTCTGAATCATGAAGCTGCTGCAGTGTTGAGAGATAATCCAAAAATGTTCGAGGCAATTGTTAGAAGAGCAATGTCTGGGGGTTATGTGGGACAAACTTTCTTCCCAAGGTGCCTTTCTTAGGTCTTCTCCGCTAAATCTCAGATAGGAAGCCCTACTGTTCCGCGTTAGTCACTTGTATCATCTGCTGCACTTTGTGATGTAACTTGAAATTGAAATCAGCCAAATGGCTTGAAATCCACCATGCTATCTTTTGTTTGTGTCAAAACATTTCGGAACACTAGTCGACTAGTTGTGGAGACCATTTATTCGTATCCTCCCTTGTATGTAATCTACTAACACATTTATGTCCAATGTGAACGAGATTGAACCTTTTGAATGTAATGTATCTGCTTGAATCGTGTTCTTAACATCACCGGTTTAAACATTGGCATTATATGAAAGAGATCTTTCGAAAGCACCCATCACAATTTCAACATAATGCGATTGAGGATGAACTCAACAGATGATTACTCGGAAAAACTGACTAAAGCTGCAATACACTTTTAACAAGGACAGCGACTCCTCCGGTACAAGAAAAATTACACTAGTGTAACCAAAACAAAATGGTGAGGCTCCAAATGTACAAACACAATCACTCTCACTCTCCTAAGATGTATGCACAAAGATGAAACTAATCAGTATTCACTAACACTCGTTAACTCTCAAAATGGTTGTCATCGGAAGGCAAAAGCTTTTCTTCAAATATCGCTAGGGTGATAGACATTCTCTATAATGCGAATTAAGGAAAAGGGATGAAATGGGTTCCTCCTTCTCCTTTGGCGACATTGAAAAGGATGAGAAGCAGCTAAATGTGCGTAGATGCTTCTTTTCACTTTCGTAGTCATCACATTCGAGTACTTGAAGATGGGGTTCTGGAACAGTTGTGACTTTGAGACCGTCTGGTAATATGCAATTGCACACTGACCCTGTCAACCAAGTCGTACATAAAACTGTCATCTATTGTTCAAGGCAGGAGAGCATGTCTTATCTGTTAGTAAGGGGGGTATGTAAGTAATGGATCAATACCGATTTTTGCAAGTCGATTAACCCATTTAGGGATTCTTCTTCCTGTCAACTTGGAACACATATCATCGCAGAAATGGTTGCAATTCTTGATGATCAGGTGATACGTATCACCATAATAACTACAAGATTGTTCCTCCATGAACTCTCTAACTTCACTAGGATTCAGTGCCGTCATTCCCATGAAGATTGACTTCCTGAACTTGAATCCTGGGCATTTCCGAGGTTCAATCTCGAAGACACCACTCGTGGGGTAATCATGAGCGCCAAAAGCATACTCTGAGCCATGGACTGTCAAAGAAGAGGAACTCATTTCAGCATTTGTAACACCAGGGAAAAGATGGTAGGTTTAAGAGGCCAAAAGATAAGATGCTAGCTAGGTACTAACCTTCCACGCCGGTGTGAAAAACACCAAGGCCTGCCCAATACATGTAGCCGTTGACAGGTGTTAAGTCATAGACATTAAGGTAGACTGGAGTGTATCCGGACAAGCTATCTACTGATTTCACCTTTGGGAACAGACATAAACGAGAGGCGAGTTTGCCTTTTCTACGTGCAGGCTTAACACTCTTTGCACCATTTTTGGATTTCAGTTTCATGTTTTCAGTGAGGCTGGAACCAAGAAAACTCCTTGATGTGTAGTTCTAACCTGAAATCGAGTCCCATGAAAAGACAATGGTTAACAAACAATGCAATTGAGTTCTGAAATCTTACTATAACAAGCTCAAGTAATTGATTTAACGCTCTTAGGTTTAAAAAAATCGGGATTATGGGGAGAATAGAGAACATAATCGAGTAAAGATGGGGTCGCAAAATTAATACATGCTGACAAAGGTAAACGAGAAGCAAACAAAACCATTGGCCATTGCACACATACTATAAAGGTAGCGACTGTGGGTCAACCGTTGCCAAAAAAAGATCAACCTAAGAACATGAGTCCAAATCGTGATTTAAGGATCTTAAATGAAAATCTCACACTATACTCACTCATTCATTGTTGTGTCTACTCCTTTCCCTCTCCGTGGCGAAGAGATATTACACCCACACAACACACAATTGTTGTGAGTATCTTCCTCCATACACCTCTAACTACGCGTCTCAATTTCCTTTATATAGAGAACCCACTACGATGAACCAACTCTAAGAAGAGATACATGTATACATCATTTTTGTACGCGTATGTTATCCATGATCTCAGTAACATATACATACCTCTTGTATACATGCACCTAACATATATTCCTGTAGCAAATGTGGCTCATCTGACATTTCCCTTTTTAGCATGAGGATTTCAATTATTCTATCTCAACATTCCCAAACAAATGTCAAAGAAAGGAACAAATCTACCACATTCTTGGATTCCACAAGTTGTGTATATAATCAATCTAGAATTCTAGATACACTGGCAATCGATAATATCTTCCCGTGTTTAAATTGCTACCCACCTATCGCAAATGGGTGTTGCGTGTCGATTTTCATATTTCTATATAATGCATCCAGAATCCAGATACAAAGTTGGTGCATTTGGATCATTTGGAAATCGGTTTTTCTAATGTGTGCCCATTATGGAATACATTAATAAACTAAATATGGAAAGATTAACAAGATCTTATTCTTTCCAGAGTTAGgttattaatatgtgcccttaGAGGACACGTTAGATGAAGATTAGCAATACAAATCATAGATCAGGTAAAATCCTATAAAATTCAGCTTTTTAACAGGATGCAAAATGTAAGGTGGTACTCAGACTCGGTACCACCTGGTTGCGCCATCTCATTTTCCGTAAACAAAACAAATCACATTGACAAAACCCCAGAAATTAAATAATCTGATTAATGCAAAAGAAAGATGGAAATGAAAAGGAAGAGAGGAAAGAGAGACCTCAAAAAGTGAAGGAAGAAACCACCATCAAAGATGCAGAAAAAAACAGGGTTCACAACCTCAATGTAAAATTGAGATATCCGCCATTTTTAAGGTACTTAAGAGTTACTTGAGATCTTGTGAATTAAATTAACCCACACATTTTTTTTTCACCATTTTTGAGAGGTCTGTTTTTAGCCCCCCTCCcgcttttttcttctcttctctttttaATGATTGTGTTTGATAAAAAAAGGTGGCAAATTAATAAACACAAAATATGGAGACTCCACTGCTCCCTGTCTTTTGTCACATGGCAGTATGCCAGTATGGAACT
Encoded here:
- the LOC141599300 gene encoding deSI-like protein At4g17486, producing the protein MKLKSKNGAKSVKPARRKGKLASRLCLFPKVKSVDSLSGYTPVYLNVYDLTPVNGYMYWAGLGVFHTGVEVHGSEYAFGAHDYPTSGVFEIEPRKCPGFKFRKSIFMGMTALNPSEVREFMEEQSCSYYGDTYHLIIKNCNHFCDDMCSKLTGRRIPKWVNRLAKIGSVCNCILPDGLKVTTVPEPHLQVLECDDYESEKKHLRTFSCFSSFSMSPKEKEEPISSLFLNSHYRECLSP
- the LOC141599301 gene encoding NEDD8-conjugating enzyme Ubc12-like, giving the protein MINLFKVKAKQRENESLNGKTHVKKQSAGELRLHKDISELNLPKSCNISFPNGKDDLMNFEVTIQPDEGYYLGGIFSFSFQVPTVYPHEPPKVKCKTKVYHPNIDLDGNVCLNILREDWKPVLNVNTIIYGLYHLFTQPNHEDPLNHEAAAVLRDNPKMFEAIVRRAMSGGYVGQTFFPRCLS